The sequence below is a genomic window from bacterium.
CCGGGGTCGATGCCCGGGAAGATCGAGATGGTGGTGGCGCGGGACGGCCTGCGCATCGAGTTGATGGAGACGGGCCAGGACGAGACGTTCTTCACCATCGGCTCGGCCGAGCTGCGACCGGCCGCGTTGCGCGCCCTCGAGTTGATCGCCGCCGAGATCGCCAACCTGCCGAACGACATCATCATCGAGGGGCACACGGACGGGCGGCGCTACGGGACCGATGCCTACACCAACTGGGAGCTTTCCGTAGACCGGGCGAACGCGGCGCGACGGGCGCTGGCGAGCATGGGACTGGGCGAAGATCGGGTCGTGGAGGTGCGCGGCTACGCGGACAAGCAGCTCCGCGTCCCGCACGATGCGCTGGACCCGCGGAACCGTCGCGTCTCCCTCCTCCTCCGTTTCAGGGACGGATCGTCCGCGTCCGTCGTCGACAGAGCGGTGACCGACTGATTCCCTCGTCTCAGGGGCGGGCGGAGCCATGGAGATCTTCATCGCACGCCAGCCCATCTTCGACCGATCGGAGCGCGTCGTCGCCTACGAGCT
It includes:
- a CDS encoding chemotaxis protein MotB — its product is MTGRRKGSKVVRVVRKSSHMGDHHSGSWKVAYADFITAMMAFFLVMWITGMESNVKELIQGYFNNPIGFKRAYSTGTSPVAHEGPALSPGSARIVLLSRDAERRRMEMVIERIERRLAEANFPGSMPGKIEMVVARDGLRIELMETGQDETFFTIGSAELRPAALRALELIAAEIANLPNDIIIEGHTDGRRYGTDAYTNWELSVDRANAARRALASMGLGEDRVVEVRGYADKQLRVPHDALDPRNRRVSLLLRFRDGSSASVVDRAVTD